In Rhizobium etli CFN 42, the sequence CGGCATCGATTTCGGTCAATTCAGACCGGACGAAGTGCTGCGCCACCGTCATACCAATGCGGTGCAATCAGCCGTCGAAACCTTCACGACCATCGATCCGACCAAGGAATGGACGGTGCGCGAAATGGCCGACTGGGTTGGCGTCGGCGGGTTCGGCCCGGTTTTCGTCGGCTCGCCGCGGACCGTTGCCGACCTCATGCAGGAATGGATCGAGGACACCGATGTCGACGGCTTCAACCTGGCCTATGCCGTGACGCCCGAGAGTTTCGAGGATGCCGTCGACCTGCTGGTGCCGGAACTTCAGAACCGCGGCGTCTACAAGACAGAATATGCAAATGGAACGCTGCGGGAAAAACTTGGCGGATCCGGCCCACGGCTCGTCGCTCCGCATCCGGGCGCCGCTTACCGCAATCTTTTCGGCGAGCCCGGAGGCATCGCTGCCAACGGCTGAGCGAATAATGGCTGGGTGACAAAAAATGTCTCGCAGAGCCCGGCCATTTCGAATTTAAACTCTATGAGGTTTGCAATTTCGCTCCAAAATGGGAGCTCGATTTTTGATCGATCAGGAGGGGTCATGACCGAACCATCTATCTCGCGGCGCACGCTGATGAAGGGCACCGCCCTGCTCCTCGCTTCGACGGCGCTCGCCCGCCACGCATCGGCGCAGGCCGCGCCCGCCGGTGGCCGGCTGATCGTTGCGGCCGATTCCGAGCCGAAGAACCTCAATCCCGCGATCGTCGCATCGAACGGCGTTTTTTTCATCGCCAGCAAGGTGATCGAACCGCTCGCCGAAGCCGCGTTCGACGGCAAGGACGGGCTTGCGCCGAGGCTTGCCACCTCCTGGAAGGGCTCGGCCGATGGCCTCTCCGTCACCTTCAAGCTGCGCGACGGCGTCACCTGGCACGACGGCAAGCCCTTCACCTCGGCCGATGTCGCCTTTTCCGCCCTCAACATATGGAAGCCGCTGCAGAATCTCGGCCGTCTGGTCTTTGCCAATCTCGAAGCCGTCGATACCCCTGACGACTACACTGCCATCTTCCGCTTCTCCAAGCCGACACCATTCCAGCTGATCCGCAATGCCCTGCCCGTTGTGACAAGTGTGGTCGCCAAGCATATATTCGACGGCAGCGATATCGCCGCCAATCCTGCCAACAACACGCTCGTCGGCACCGGCCCATTCAAGTTTGCCGAACACAAGCCCGGCGAATACTACCGGCTGGCGCGCAATGAGGATTATTGGGACAAGGGCCAGCCGAAACTCGACGAGATCGTTTTCCGCGTGCTGCCTGACCGAGGCTCGGCGGGTGCGGCGCTCGAGGCCGATGAAATCCAGCTTGCCGCCTTCTCGGCGGTGCCGCTTGCCGATCTCGACCGCATCTCCAAGGTCGATGGCATCAAGGTGTTTTCGAAGGGTTACGAAGCGTTGACCTATCAGCTCGTCGTCGAGATCAATCACCGCCGCAAGGAGCTCACCGACCTCAGAGTCCGCCAAGCGATCGCGCATGCCATCGACAAGAAATTCGTGGTCGACACGATTTTCCTCGGTTATGCCGCCGCCTCCACAGGCCCGGTGCCGAAGAATGCGCCGGAGTTCTATACTTCAGATGTCGCAAGCTATGATTTCAACCTGGCGGCCGCCAATGATATTCTCGATAAGGCCGGTTACCCCAAAGGATCGGACGGCACCCGCTTCAAGCTGAAGCTTCGTCCGGCCCCGTATTTCAATGAGACCCGACAGTTCGGCGACTATCTTCGCCAGGCGCTCGCCGGGATCGGCATTGATGCCGAGATCGTCAATGCCGATGCGGCTGCGCATCAGAAAGCGGTTTATACCGACCACGATTTCGACCTCGCCGTCGGCCCGCCGGTCTTCCGTGGCGATCCGGCGATCTCCACCACCATTCTCGTTCAATCCGGCACGCCCGCTGGTGTGCCCTTTTCCAATCAGGGTGGCTATGTCAATCCGGAGCTCGACAAGATCATCCTGCAGGCCTCTGAGACCGTGGACACGGCGGCTCGCACCGATCTCTACCGCAAGTTCCAACAGCTCGTCGTCGCCGATCTGCCGCTGATCAATGTCGCGGAATGGGGATTTATCACCGTTGCGCGCGACACCGTGCTCAACGTCTCGAACAATCCGCGCTGGGCAGTCTCGAACTGGGGCGATACAGCGCTGCAATCATGATAGTATCGGCGGCAATTCTCTTCCAGAGGCCCTGTCCGGCGTGAAACGAGCCATCACCCTCCTGAGGCGCAGGGCGATCAGCAGCATTCCGGTGCTGCTGATCGTGGTGATCTTCACCTTTTTCATGCTCGAATCGGCCTCGGGCGATGCCGTCGACGCTTATCTCGGCTCGATCGGCGGCGGCGATGCGGTGCTCAGGCAGTCGCTGCGGGAGAGCTACGGCCTCGACCGGTCCATGCTCGCCCGCCTCTGGCTCTATCTCTCATCGCTGGCGCGCCTCGACCTCGGCTGGTCGGTCGCGTTCGGCCGGCCGGTCGGCGAACTCATTGCCGAGCGCCTGCCCAATACGCTGCTGTTGATGGGCAGTGCGACGGCGCTTTCCTTCGGCCTCGGCTCTGCGCTCGGCATCCTCGCGGGCGCGCGGCCGGGGTCCTTGCGCGACCGGCTCCTGTCGATCGGATCGCTGATCGTCTATGCCGTTCCGAGCTTCTGGCTCGGCCTCGTCCTCACCATTGTCTTTTCGGTCAAGCTGCGCTGGCTTCCGATCGCCGGCATCGAGACGATCGCTTCGGGCAAGACAGGGTTTTCCCGCGCCCTCGACATATCAGATCATCTGGTTCTGCCGGTTGGCGCACTCGCTTTGATCTATCTTGCCTTGTTCCTGCGAGTGATGCGGGCTGGCATGGCCGAGGCTTGGAAATTGGATTTCGTCCTCTTCGCCCGCGCCAAAGGTCTGTCGCGCAGTCGCATCGTGCTGCGCCATGTCGCGCGCAATGCGCTGCTGCCGCTTGTCACCATGCTCGGACTGCAATCGGCGGCCATGCTCGGCGGCAGCGTCGTGATCGAGAGCGTCTTTGCGATTCCGGGCTTCGGGCGCTTAGCGCAGGAAGCGGTCAACGGCCGTGACGCGCCGCTGCTGATGGGTATTATCGTCACCAGCGCCGTTCTCGTCATTTCGGTCAATTTCCTCGTCGATCTCGTCTATGCCGCGCTCGATCCGCGCATCGGCGCTTCGGAGGGCAGCGCATGATCCGTCTCCGGCGGCTGCTCGGCTCGCGCGAAGGCGTGACCGGCCTTGCAATCCTCGTCATCCTGCTTTTAGCCGGGCTCTCCGCGCCTATTATTTCGCCGGGCGATCCGTTGAGGATTGCTGGGCGGGCGCTGCTTCCGCCGTTGACCGATCCGGCCTTTCCGCTCGGCACCGACCGTCTTGGACGCGACGTGCTCGCCGGCTTGCTTTACGGCGCGCGTACCTCCCTTGTCGTCGGCGTCACGGCGGCAGTATCAGCCATGGTGCTCGGCATCTGCGTCGGCATGACCGCCGGTTTTGTCGGCGGGATCGTCGATGAGGCGCTGATGCGCGTTGTCGACGCCTTCCAGATCGTGCCAGGCTTCCTGCTTGCGCTTGCCTTCGTCAGCACGGTCGGCGTTTCGACGGCGGTCGTCGTGCTTGCCATCGCGCTTGGCACCTGGGCAGATCCGGCGCGGTTGACGAGGGCGCAGGTGCTGGCGATCCGCGAGCGGGATTACGTCGCCTCGGCAAGGGTGATCGGTATGCATCCTGTTGAAATCGCCCTTCGGGAAATCCTGCCGAACGCGCTGCCGCCGGTGCTGGCGCTTTCCGCCACCATCGTCGCCGGCGCGATTTTGACCGAGGCGGCGCTTTCCTTTCTCGGCCTCGGCAATCCCAACATCGCTACCTGGGGTTCGATGATCGCCGAGGGCCGCAGCGTGCTGCGCTCGGCCGCCTATCTCTCGGTCATACCGGGTGCCGCACTTGCGGTGGCCGTCCTCGGCGTCCATCTCTTCGGCGAAGGTCTTGGCAAGGCGCTTGGCGACGGCGGCGGGAGGGCGGCATGAGCGCGACTTTCTGCAGCCTGCGGCAGCTTTCGATCACCTATGGGCACGGCCGGAGCAATGCGGCGGCGCTCGAGCACATCAATCTCGATATTGCCACCGGCGAAAGGCTGGCGATCATCGGCGAAAGCGGCTCCGGCAAGAGCACGCTCGCCCGTGCGCTCGCCGGTCTGCTGCCGAACGGAGCGACGGTCGCAGGCGAAATTGTCTGGCCCGCTCTCGGCCATCGGCCTCGTCCGGGCCGCGATTTCGGCTTCGTCTTCCAGGATCCGGGCGCCAGCCTCAATCCCGTCCTGACGATCGGCGAGCAGATTGCCGAGGGTGCCAGGCACCATCTCGGGCTCAGCTGGAAACAGGCCTCCAGCAAAGCCGAGGAATTGCTCGACCGGGTGGGCATACCGCAGCCGGGTAAGGCGATGCGGGCCTATCCGCACCAGCTTTCCGGTGGCCAGCGACAGCGCGTGGCGATTGCAGCGGCAATCGCGGCAAAGCCCGCGCTGCTGATCGCCGACGAGGTGACGAGCGCGCTCGATGTGGTGGTCCAAGCTCAGATCGTCCGGCTGCTCGACGAGTTGGTGCGCGAGGACGGCATGACACTGCTTTTCATCACCCACGACATCGCGCTCGCCTCCGGCTTCGTCGACCGGATCGCCGTCTTCCACGATGCGAAGCTGGTCGAGGAGGGGCCGGTGCGTTCAGTGCTTTCGGCGCCCCAAAGCCGCCATACCGCCGCCCTTATCGCCAGCCACCGCGACCTTGCGACGCGACCGCTGATCGCGGAGGCTTCGTCATGAATTCTCTGCTTTCCATCGAAAACATCTCGAAAGGCTTTTCGTCGGCCGGCCGCCGGATTAGCGCCCTCGACAATGTTTCGCTGACGATCGCGGCCGGAGAAACGCTCGGTCTCGTCGGCGCCTCCGGCAGCGGAAAATCCACGCTGTCGCGCATCTTGCTCCGGCTTCTCTCCTCTGACGCCGGCTCCATCCGCTTTGACGGCGAGGATTGGCTGAGGCTGAAGGGGGCTGCCCTGCGCGCTAAACGCGCGCGCATGCAGATGGTGTTCCAGGATCCGCTCGCCGCTTTCAACCCGTTGGCGAGTGTCGGTTCGGTGCTCGATGATCCCTTGCGCATACACGGCGTCGTTGCGAAAGACCGGCGTGCCGACGAGATCGTGACGCTCCTCGAACGGGTCGGCCTCACCGCCGATCATGCCGCCCGGCCGGTCCGCGCACTCTCCGGCGGTCAGCGCCAGCGTGTAGCAATCGCCCGGGCGATCGCTACACGCCCGTCGCTGCTGGTGCTCGACGAGGCCGTCACAGCGCTCGACGTCACCGTGCGCGGCCGGATTCTTGAGCTTCTGGTCGATCTGCAGAAGCGAGAGGGCATTGCCTGTCTGTTCATTTCGCACGATCTTGCCGTGGTCCATGCCGTCTCGCACCGCATCGCCGTCATGGATGCGGGGCGGATCGTCGAGAGCGGTCCGGCCGCGGCTGTCGTTGCCGCGCCGCGATCGGAGGCCGCCCGCGCGCTTGTTGCAGCCGTCCCTCGTCTTGTGACCGAGCCGTCCTGAAGGAGGTGCCCATGTTCGATCCCCATTGGAATGCCTTACATGGCGTCCCCGCCTATCCTGTCGAACGTTACGGCGCCCTCGCCGACAGGATCGGCGGCATCTTGATGAGCCGCAACGACGTCTTACTGATGCAGGCAGAAGCAACGGTGGCGCTGGAGGCGGTGGCGGTCAGCCTTGCGCGCCCGGGCCTTTCCGCTCTCAATGTCGTCACCAGCTCTTATGGCAGCTGGTTCGGGCAATGGCTGCGGCGGGGTGGTGCCGCGGTCCGGGATGTTGCAGCTCAACCGGGCCTGCCGATCGAGATCGAAGCGGTCGCCAAGGCACTCGATGCCGGCCCTCATGTCGACCTGCTCGCTGTGGTCCACGCCGAATCGGCGAGCGGGATTCTAAATCCCCTGACGAGGATAATGGCGCTGGCGCAAGCTCGCGGCATTGTCACCGTGGTCGATGCGGTTGCCTCGGTTGGCGGCCATCCGCTCGATATTGACGGTCTCGGCATCGACATCGCGGTGATCGGCCCGCAAAAGGCGCTCGGCGGTCCGGCCGGTGTATCGGCGCTCTCCGTCAGCCGCCGCGCCTGGCAGTTAATCCTGAGGGATGGCACGCCGCGCGATTCCATCCTGTCTCTGGCCGATCTGAAAACATGGGTCGATGGCGGACGGCGCGGCCTGCCGGGAACGCCGTCGCCGCTGGAATTCTTCGCGCTTGAGGCCACACTCGACCGCATCGAGGCCGAAGGATTGGAGAGCGTCATCGCCCGGCATGCGCTGGCGGCCTCGGCGACACGGACGGGACTAACCGCGCTCGGCGCAGGGGCATGGGTGCCGTCGGCAAAGGCTTCGAACCTGGTGACGTCTGTAGCGGTGCCGGAGAGTTTGACGCCGGCAGCGCTGATCACCACCGCCAGACGGCTGGGCGTCGAGCTGACCGAAGGTGTGGGGACTGCGCCGGCCCGCCTCCTGCGGCTGAATCACACAGGTCCGCGCGCCGCATTTCAGCCGGTGCTTGCGAATGTCGCGGCCTTCGGCGCAGCCCTCAGGCAGGCCGGCCATCCATCGGATATCGCCGCTGCCGCGGAGGCGATTTCCGCGGCTTACAGCCGATGAAGGGGATTCAGGCCTTGATAATGGCGGCCCGGCAAGGCAGGAGAGTGGCATTGCGGAGACCGGATGCCGATGACGAAATTGCTGGATGCGCAGGGCCTGGAGATTTTGCATGAGGGACATCGAACCCGCCTGAAATGGCATCGGTTGCGCAAGCGGTTTGCCGATCCGCTGTTCTCCGCCGAGGTGATGGCGGAGGGATTCGCAGCCGGCGCCTCGATGGAGCTCGATCTGCGCGTGCGCGCCGACGGCGGCTTCGTCGTGCTGCATGATGAAGAGCTTGAGGGCGAAACGACCGGACATGGACCGATCGTCAAGAAGAGTGTCGCTGATCTCCGCGATATCAGGATGAAGCAGGGTGGCCGACCGCTGATCCTCAGCGAGGATCTTGCCGCCATGATGCAATCGACGCACCCGGCCGCACTGCTGCAATTCGATATGAAGGACGATTATGAGGCAATCGGCGCAGGCGGCATCGAGCATCTTGCCGAGCATTTCCGCGATATCGCCGCCTCGGTGATCATCAGCGGCGGCAGTCTCGACCTCATCGTCGCGGTCAGACAAAAGCTTCCGCATCTGCTGCGTGGCATCGACCCGACCGACAAGCTTTACGATCTCTGGCGGGCGAGCGGCTGGAAGGCGGTCGAGATAGCGTTGCGCGCCGACCTCAGCGGCCCGACCGAACCCGATACCGTCTATCTCCACTG encodes:
- a CDS encoding ABC transporter ATP-binding protein translates to MNSLLSIENISKGFSSAGRRISALDNVSLTIAAGETLGLVGASGSGKSTLSRILLRLLSSDAGSIRFDGEDWLRLKGAALRAKRARMQMVFQDPLAAFNPLASVGSVLDDPLRIHGVVAKDRRADEIVTLLERVGLTADHAARPVRALSGGQRQRVAIARAIATRPSLLVLDEAVTALDVTVRGRILELLVDLQKREGIACLFISHDLAVVHAVSHRIAVMDAGRIVESGPAAAVVAAPRSEAARALVAAVPRLVTEPS
- a CDS encoding ABC transporter ATP-binding protein, translated to MSATFCSLRQLSITYGHGRSNAAALEHINLDIATGERLAIIGESGSGKSTLARALAGLLPNGATVAGEIVWPALGHRPRPGRDFGFVFQDPGASLNPVLTIGEQIAEGARHHLGLSWKQASSKAEELLDRVGIPQPGKAMRAYPHQLSGGQRQRVAIAAAIAAKPALLIADEVTSALDVVVQAQIVRLLDELVREDGMTLLFITHDIALASGFVDRIAVFHDAKLVEEGPVRSVLSAPQSRHTAALIASHRDLATRPLIAEASS
- a CDS encoding ABC transporter permease is translated as MKRAITLLRRRAISSIPVLLIVVIFTFFMLESASGDAVDAYLGSIGGGDAVLRQSLRESYGLDRSMLARLWLYLSSLARLDLGWSVAFGRPVGELIAERLPNTLLLMGSATALSFGLGSALGILAGARPGSLRDRLLSIGSLIVYAVPSFWLGLVLTIVFSVKLRWLPIAGIETIASGKTGFSRALDISDHLVLPVGALALIYLALFLRVMRAGMAEAWKLDFVLFARAKGLSRSRIVLRHVARNALLPLVTMLGLQSAAMLGGSVVIESVFAIPGFGRLAQEAVNGRDAPLLMGIIVTSAVLVISVNFLVDLVYAALDPRIGASEGSA
- a CDS encoding pyridoxal-phosphate-dependent aminotransferase family protein; translated protein: MFDPHWNALHGVPAYPVERYGALADRIGGILMSRNDVLLMQAEATVALEAVAVSLARPGLSALNVVTSSYGSWFGQWLRRGGAAVRDVAAQPGLPIEIEAVAKALDAGPHVDLLAVVHAESASGILNPLTRIMALAQARGIVTVVDAVASVGGHPLDIDGLGIDIAVIGPQKALGGPAGVSALSVSRRAWQLILRDGTPRDSILSLADLKTWVDGGRRGLPGTPSPLEFFALEATLDRIEAEGLESVIARHALAASATRTGLTALGAGAWVPSAKASNLVTSVAVPESLTPAALITTARRLGVELTEGVGTAPARLLRLNHTGPRAAFQPVLANVAAFGAALRQAGHPSDIAAAAEAISAAYSR
- a CDS encoding ABC transporter substrate-binding protein; the encoded protein is MTEPSISRRTLMKGTALLLASTALARHASAQAAPAGGRLIVAADSEPKNLNPAIVASNGVFFIASKVIEPLAEAAFDGKDGLAPRLATSWKGSADGLSVTFKLRDGVTWHDGKPFTSADVAFSALNIWKPLQNLGRLVFANLEAVDTPDDYTAIFRFSKPTPFQLIRNALPVVTSVVAKHIFDGSDIAANPANNTLVGTGPFKFAEHKPGEYYRLARNEDYWDKGQPKLDEIVFRVLPDRGSAGAALEADEIQLAAFSAVPLADLDRISKVDGIKVFSKGYEALTYQLVVEINHRRKELTDLRVRQAIAHAIDKKFVVDTIFLGYAAASTGPVPKNAPEFYTSDVASYDFNLAAANDILDKAGYPKGSDGTRFKLKLRPAPYFNETRQFGDYLRQALAGIGIDAEIVNADAAAHQKAVYTDHDFDLAVGPPVFRGDPAISTTILVQSGTPAGVPFSNQGGYVNPELDKIILQASETVDTAARTDLYRKFQQLVVADLPLINVAEWGFITVARDTVLNVSNNPRWAVSNWGDTALQS
- a CDS encoding ABC transporter permease; the protein is MIRLRRLLGSREGVTGLAILVILLLAGLSAPIISPGDPLRIAGRALLPPLTDPAFPLGTDRLGRDVLAGLLYGARTSLVVGVTAAVSAMVLGICVGMTAGFVGGIVDEALMRVVDAFQIVPGFLLALAFVSTVGVSTAVVVLAIALGTWADPARLTRAQVLAIRERDYVASARVIGMHPVEIALREILPNALPPVLALSATIVAGAILTEAALSFLGLGNPNIATWGSMIAEGRSVLRSAAYLSVIPGAALAVAVLGVHLFGEGLGKALGDGGGRAA
- a CDS encoding glycerophosphodiester phosphodiesterase; translation: MTKLLDAQGLEILHEGHRTRLKWHRLRKRFADPLFSAEVMAEGFAAGASMELDLRVRADGGFVVLHDEELEGETTGHGPIVKKSVADLRDIRMKQGGRPLILSEDLAAMMQSTHPAALLQFDMKDDYEAIGAGGIEHLAEHFRDIAASVIISGGSLDLIVAVRQKLPHLLRGIDPTDKLYDLWRASGWKAVEIALRADLSGPTEPDTVYLHWPLILDAAREGLDMIALCHDHGRRVDAWTFTLKNAEAGFSEEEWLNFRALMALKPDQITTDEAPATERAWRRRVAS